From Plasmodium malariae genome assembly, chromosome: 8:
atattaaatagaaaattacATTACGTAAAAGCTAGTACCtcgtatattattattatactcaTTTATTTGCATTGATAATAGTGcgtgattatatatatatttttatatattttccataCATTCTCAAAAAGACATGCATGAATAtcgaaataattatatatatttgttttttcgtaTAATCTCTAGaattaatgtaattatatatgtaccaaaaaattaaactacatttcatttataagcataccataatataaatgaaaagtatttttaatatgaatttaatatgttttatctaaatttattaatataaataaatacttaaacatatgaatttacatatattgtagattcatataattataactttttactTTGTAGAACAAATGTCAATAATGTATGAATGATAAAAtcttataaatgtatttttaagaatttgattatatttacacttacagggaaaaaataaatgtaaatatgatgacatgttcatatttatcctgataaaagaataaaagaaataataaaacttaaGCATTAATTGgtgaatttataaaacattactaaaaaaatgagatagaaatattaaaaaatatttataataaaatcataaatatataaaattaaaaataaatgcaattattaataacataaaaataattattaaaataagagACAGTAGATTctcaatattataaattacaaaaacaaTATTATTGCCTTATACTAAAAATCTTTATCAATcatgtttaaaaaaaggtataatGAATTAAGATAAactagaaaagaaaaattcaattatatgaatgtttcaaaatatgaattcgttaatgaatgaaaatagtatatttttctctaaatgaaataaaaatatgttgtattcataaaattatttaaccATTTCTGTTGAGGGATTGACGTAAACaacatatctttttttattagaagtaaaaaatttttattagaatagaaaagaatacgtatatttttttctatatattaacaatagTTTAACTAATttgttgtaatatattatgttagatatattaaatgaagcCTTGGGTATTTTAGAATTTTAAACAGTTACTAAAGCAAAAACAATTTCAATAAATGatctataaatatttgattaattttaattaattaatattatcttttaatgATACAAACAAgcaaatgaaatatatactatatttatttaaaaattattagtaacctatattttttaataatacttacaaaattaagttactttgttgttaataaaaatattaaaataatatattttttaattattcacTTAATTGCAACGATTCAGGATCGACTGATCAACAAAAACGTATAAATAGTCCATTATTACAaagtgtattttttttagtatatatttttaatttcatatatatacattaaaaaaaaaaaaagttaaaattattgttacaataaatatattttgctcCATGCTTCTAGTGAAaccaattttatatattaaacattaattcttcttcttagtaaaatatatacataaatatatataaatgtatagaaATACATACAATTCCTTTaataaaacacaaaaaaacaCATCTTTCGTTTAAGTTTAATACCAATAATATACTTTCTTGAAAAcctgaaaaataattttagacCAGTGTAATATGCTAAATAATATGGAAAAGTGATTTCTAGGAATTTAAATTAtcacctatatatatatttatattaattgtggcattatttattaattttttacaacaatcatatatttataaaaacatattttattatacaacaatgtatattatattacaatGAGGATTTAAAATACCAATTcgaaaacattaaaaaattcaaattcactaaaatataaagaacatatttatttatatttttatattgtgaAATATAAGGTGTACAATACTATTTATAATACTTCAAGCATTATATGTACGTTTATTAAGAATGTCActaaaaatatcataatttttcatattaaagtcttctctatataaaaatatgcattctctattatttatgttactCAGACataaacttaattttttcatatttttcattattcctTAATATCTTATAAATTGCAATTATAAGTATAACAGATAATATAATCATGAAAAAGCTAAAAAATACTATTAGAGAATATTTGCCTGTATGCTTTGTCATCTTATCTATAACATTATAGATAAATTCCCAAATGGATTCCCTTTAATCGTTTCCCATTTAACATCCAAAAATGTTAATCCTGGTGATATTGGTATTCCTATTcctaacaataaaaaaataaaaaatagagcGAATCCAAAACCGTAATtcctaaattttattttctttaaatctATATCACAAATTCTCCTCTTTTTTTCAACAAAATCATCaaaatcttttttctttatccatttttttggaaaatgaaaatgttttccatcaaacattccattattataatctataaTTTCCGTGTAGTATTGCTGCTTATTTAGTAAACTTCCGTTTGATGGATTGTTTTTACCTTTGgtcaatttttcattattacatatatttatttttttgcatttcaTACTATTCGATATATCTTCTGTTAAACCTACTTTATTTGAATCcttatcctttttatattttactagtAGTCGATAATGTATTGCTTCTGATATATTATCGAGATTCCATTTCACATTCAAAGATTTGTTAAACattatctaaaaaaaaagagaagtgTAAATATTTTCCACATATTAGAATACAGAatgtaatgataaaaaacatcattaattaatatataaaactaagaatataaataataaaattgtcTTTAAATGGAATAATCATAGTACATCACTGCTAAAATGATATATCGAAGCTAAAATTATAAACGCAGAAaatttaatgtataattttagtTTAATTATTTGCTCCATGTTATAGACCATTAATATTGTGATATGTTCagatagaaataaaataatattattataatataattcaaattaacaaaaatactacatttgtttaaaatatttatttttattattgcttCTTAAACACTTAATATAATGCAAAAAACTAAGTGGAGCTTTACatctacaaaaaaatttaaaactttatatgtatattacaatatttttaacttaatattttcaaaaaaaaagcaaatttcatttaaaaaaaaatataatatattcataaatattcagaatatataattttattaattaaagtaATGCactgataaaataattttttttattaaacattttcataataatataaaaatgaaaaaaaatgttttttaaatatttagaaatattgaGCGTATATAGAATACATAGAaggtatataatatatatttaatacatttcTCTACATGttgcaaaaataattactaatattattaatattttgttttaaaagaaaattttattattcttaaaaatattattcatataaataaaaaaattattttaataatacataaaaaacaaaattatatattgctTGAATTATAACGCATAATTTAGTAAATTCTGAAGCACATATAGTACTTTATACgctataatataattaaataggtctaattaattttatattatataatccGTGAAAAAATGTATAGTTTAGTGGAAAATGAAgactaattttttatttttcttaaaaaatttttcataactACTTTTCTTGATTATGTTTAACTTATATCAAtacatttaaatgaaatgCTTCTAAATTcttaacttaattttttttttttgacttaatatatatacttaaaagaactataataaaaaaaaaaaatattattacataatatacgTTAATACGTACATAATTTAGTTTTAGTAATGTGTTTGCTTAATTCTTcctttaatataaatatatatcgcATTCGttatgaatttattatatggtatatattaaactaatatttataaaattaaattatatcaaCAACTACGTATCTCctctaataatataataaatataggtatcatttaatttatttctgacatattttattactcaGAATTAATAACCttctacatatattattactaaaaattaaaattatacaaatatatcttaaaattttttatcagtattatgatatacaaaataaaactatctttagaaatatacatatataataaagaaaagaatataattacGTGAagtattattacttttaatactaacaataaaatatatatatattaaagaaaaattattaaaataacaattttagCACTTGATGTAacattaagaaaaatacCACTAAAACATTACTCAAATCGAATAATGTacaatataacataatattatcaagaaaaaagatattttaatatataaaatattaaatattaaacaataatacacagaaaattcttttatatatagatactTTTTATTAGATTGTTATAGAGTttagaataaattatttatagcTTATTCATAAGCAAATATATAACtcttaaaattatttgtaaaaatataactcgTCTTAAACTAAAATGACTGAAATAAAGGTTAtgttttaagaaatatatctTCACAACAagaaatatgcatatacgaatatttttattgatcACTCTTACTTACGCTAACTaggaataattataaaaatataatatattaaacatattactttaataatataatagtaaatttataataattttcctaaaaaaaatacacctataaaaaatatttaaaaaaaaaaaaaagttttctataatatatatatttaatattttacaactatttatatattttgtttgttttataattataataatatagttttattatacaaatttatatttaacttaattttttttatagttattcatattattcacTTTTTGATTAAATCATTTCTCTTGATatatttgtcattttttattacttatacATTGTTAATATACTAAtgctattttatatatttgctatgatcatgtatattttaaacattaataatacggtattatattcaaaaataataacactaTTGTTATTTTACGCACTCAA
This genomic window contains:
- the PmUG01_08012000 gene encoding fam-m protein, with amino-acid sequence MVYNMEQIIKLKLYIKFSAFIILASIYHFSSDIMFNKSLNVKWNLDNISEAIHYRLLVKYKKDKDSNKVGLTEDISNSMKCKKINICNNEKLTKGKNNPSNGSLLNKQQYYTEIIDYNNGMFDGKHFHFPKKWIKKKDFDDFVEKKRRICDIDLKKIKFRNYGFGFALFFIFLLLGIGIPISPGLTFLDVKWETIKGNPFGNLSIML